TTTTGGAGGCGGTGGGAGAAACGGTTGAACCGTTTACAGAACAATCAGCAGCAACCCAGCAAGCGGAAGATTGGGTGACCCTCACTCTCTGGAAACGCCTGCACCAAAAACTCAAGGAATCCCTCTACAGTATTTCCCTAGAAGATCTCTATTTTGATGCCCGCAGTTGGCAAGCTGCTCAAGGGGCAGAGACTAGCTTTGTTGTTTAGATTTTGATGATGTGGCTAATCCCTATTAGATAGGACTAATTTCAGCTTCTACAACGACATCTTGCATATCAAAGGCAGAGTTATTGGTGTAATTGGAGTCATACTCAACTCCTAATTCATACAAGAATACGACCTGATTGTCATTGAGTTGTAAGGTTGTGTCGTCAGGGCCTTCTAATACTTCAGCGTCTTCTAAGAATGATGTAATAGACGCTTGTCCTCCGTAAGGCTGGAAAGAGGGTGAAGTATCACCATTGAAAAGTGTAATCACCTGTTTCAATGCAGCACTATTCCACTCATTTAAGTTAGAAAAATAGCTGAGTGTTGTGTCACCACAACTGTCCGATGCATTATCCAACAGATTTCCTGTAATGGTAAGAGTTGTATTTCGAGGTACTGAGCGAGTATAGGTTGGATCACCTGGATTAATGGTCATGCTCTCAGGTGCGCTGCTAGGAAAGACAAAATTAACTGTGGCGTTTGTGGGAATAGCAGGACCGCTCACTCCACAAGTGACCTGACCTCCAACAACATTGATGCTGATATTAGCATCGTTTGTAAAGGTTACTGTCCCATCAGTAACACTAAAAATTCGGTCGGAAGTTGCGCCGGAAGATGTTGAAGGAGCAGGGACCGTTGCATAGGTTGGTCGGGTAGCAACGGTCGCATCAGCTGCATAAATTTCATTGGGACCCAAGGCTTTAACCACGCTGCCTTGCTTGTAAAGTTTGGCAAGGCTGCCTGTATCGTTAACACATGACAAAAAACTAGATGTGCCCGTACCTGTCCAGCCTGGAGGACAACTGGGTAATGTTCCTGTGTCTTCTATGCGATCGATGAGTGGTTCATGTTCCCAATTGGCGGGGACATTTGCATCAATATACTCTCCATCACTATCTATGCTAGGACCCCAACGGTAAACAACTTTAGGACCTCGCCAAGTGTTATTTGTTGAGGAAGCCAGGTAATAAATGACTGGTACTCCACCTATTTTGGGGTACAACATGAGTACAGGTGCGGCTCCTGTTGGTAGCCCCGTATTAAAGTCACTCGGCTTAGTGGCAGTCGCTACGTTTTTCTCTAATTTTTCAGCCTGGCGGACTTCTGTGGCAATGAAGTCTAAAGAACGATCCAGCTCTGTGCGCCTTTCATTCTGAGCATTGGCCGTTTGACTAGATGTCAAAATCGCAACTAGGCCGAATCCACCTAATGAAACAACTCCCAAGCTAATAGCAGCAGCAACTAGCAATTCAGGGAGAGTAAATCCTTGTATTTGTGCTGAAGGTTTCACAGTTGTATGAAAGCGAGGAAGTCTATACATATGTTCAGTGTAAATAGCAAAAATGAACGTTTTATAGTGCTTGAAAGTAAAATGTCTAATAAATTGAGTTGATTTAGCTAGAAACTTTGATTTCTGGATAGTGAGAGAGTTGTATATATTAGTTTAGAGGAAAAATATTAGTTTATTTTATCAACTTTAGACATTACATTTCAGTAAATTAGCTTGCCAATTTACAATCAGTTTTTTTGATTTCGACAAAGCGGTCTGAAACACACTTAAGATGACGTATGGCAGTTAGTGGGTGTGGCTTGCCCTGAAGAAGGAGGAAATGAGCCTTTAAATTCTCCTACTCGAATGATGCCAATACCTGCAGAAATGGCTAAGCAGCGCATTCCTCCTGATTGGTCAGGATGGTAAAACACAAAGACGTTACTCGAAGAAGTAGATCCTTTGGGAGAAAACTCTATTGTGTCTGGGTTTTGAGCAACTAGTGTTACTCCTGATATTTGGTTTCTGCCGTTGACTTGAGTTAGATCTCGGCTCCCTGTTGGTAAGCAATTAGAGGGGTTAGCTGCAACCGATGAAGATGTGATGGTCAAACTGCAGCGTTGGCTTGTTCGAATTGCTGAAGCTTGACCTTCTTTTAAAGCGCCTTCTACTTGCGCCAGAACATCTTCTACCCTTTTTTTATTGACCCAACTTAAAAAACTAGGAGTTCCTAGAGCGGCAAAAATTCCTAAGATTAATACTATGGCTAAGACTTCGGGTAAGGAAAAACCTTGATATTTTTTTGTGGATTGTAGTTGTTTCATGTCCTTAGTTGATAGAATCCTCAACTCAAGGACATGCCAAGGAAGCATCTGGAATAATTTTGGCTTGAGTGATAGCGATTGGAATAAATTTGCCTTCAATGATCTCGCTGGGGGAGTAATCGGCTGATACAACTCGATATTCCAATTTCAGAACATTAAATGGCGCTGATGTTGGAAGAGTATGAATGCGAGCTACAGTATAAGCCCGATTGCCAATCGCACTGGTTTTATTAGTAAATTGAGGCGAAATATTATCCAGTCCATTAATTTCGTCTAGTAGGCGGTCTGCATATCCTGTAGTTTTTGTTCTTCCTTGGCAGGCATCTAGAACAATGTTGTAGCTAGAGCCAGCATAATCTAATCGATTGGATTCATACCTCACTCGTTCAAGATCTTCTTGAATCCAAGTGGTTGCTTCGCTGAGTTCTTTACCTTTAACTCTAAAGACGGTGGCGGCCACGAAAGCTTGCATTGCTGTACCAATGAAACTTGCAATTATTACTAAACCTACTAGTACTTCAACTAATGTGAAGCCAGCTTCTCGGGGGTGATTAAAACTAGACTGCCTAGGCATAGACTTAGCTCACTATCTCTAAAAAATTAGGTTATGGTTCTTTTAATTCTGTCTAATAATTTGTTTGATGAAGCCTAGAATAATTACATGATAAGCATTTATGCAGAATTAATTACAATCCATTTCTTTGCTAACTCAAATGCCCTTAGCTTGCTTTATACTTTTAGCTCACGTCTTTCTCTTTAGTTTCCCAGGATTGGATCGGACCAATTTGAGGAGGATATGTGATGGTTATCGGTGCACTTCCCCAGGCTCCTCTTGGTGGATCTAATACAGGAGTTCTAACTGCCCCATCGTCTAACCAACGGTTAACCCAAAAAATACCTGTATTTAAGTTGTAAGAAGTTGGGGCGCTTGGGTTACTTGGAGGTGGGGGCTTGAGACTACAATAATCGTTGTTAGAGATAGGAGGTGGAGCAGCTACTGGCGAAGATCCACTTTTTTTGTTCATGACATCATAGCTTGGGGCATGGATGAAAATATCACATACTACTGAGCCTTTATCCAAAGTAATATCTTTATCACCGCCTTGGCCGAAAATTTTTACTGTGTGAGCATTGCAGTTGGGTCGGCTACCACAAATGTTCCTGATTTTTTCCCCTCTTAAATCAATATCTTCATTGACCCATATCTCAATTATTTTTAGAGGGCCTGTATCATTATTTACAGAAAAACCACCATCCAAATCGTCGATGACATATCTATATGTCTGTGTATTGTTGGTGGAGTTGCTCTCTTGAGCTACCTCAAACGGTTGAGGTAAAGTACTAGGCATGCTTGTCAGTAAGTGAAAGTTACCTGGTAAAGGTTGGGCAAGTACGGCTGGTATATTAATACTGGCATTAGACAACTCTAACTCCCGTGATTTGTATAGATTAGGGTTAGTTGGAATGGTTGTCACAGAATTGCAGTTACCTAGCACATCCGCTTCGATCTCACCTGTATTAGCTGAAGTTTGAACCCACAAACCTGCAATGTTAGGCGGAGGTGGATATACAGGGAATTTAACTTCTAGCTGAGAAATGGATTCGCTAGGTTGGCCTTCGTTGACTCTGCCTTGAACCGTCAAAATCCCAACGTTACTGGTATAGGTGTAATCTACTAATCTATATTCACCTTGAGAAGGTTTACTAGAATCCACATCATGCCAAACAGTCCGTTTGGCATGACTAGCAATTTTGCTATTGTTATCGGATGCACAGCCCAAGAAAGGACTGGCTATGTTGCTTGGGTTATGCCAACTGGTTTCCGAGCTACTATCTTGGCAAATATTATTGCTAGCCCAACCTAGTTTGCAGGCAGGCTGCAACGCGAGTTCACGATAGTCGTTGATGAGATTTCGAATTTCGTTGACCCCGGTTTCTGCGGCGTTGAGGCTTTTGGCGGTATCTTTTTGTGCGATCGCACTCACCTGACTATCTTGCGATCGCA
The Acaryochloris marina S15 genome window above contains:
- a CDS encoding type II secretion system protein J produces the protein MKPSAQIQGFTLPELLVAAAISLGVVSLGGFGLVAILTSSQTANAQNERRTELDRSLDFIATEVRQAEKLEKNVATATKPSDFNTGLPTGAAPVLMLYPKIGGVPVIYYLASSTNNTWRGPKVVYRWGPSIDSDGEYIDANVPANWEHEPLIDRIEDTGTLPSCPPGWTGTGTSSFLSCVNDTGSLAKLYKQGSVVKALGPNEIYAADATVATRPTYATVPAPSTSSGATSDRIFSVTDGTVTFTNDANISINVVGGQVTCGVSGPAIPTNATVNFVFPSSAPESMTINPGDPTYTRSVPRNTTLTITGNLLDNASDSCGDTTLSYFSNLNEWNSAALKQVITLFNGDTSPSFQPYGGQASITSFLEDAEVLEGPDDTTLQLNDNQVVFLYELGVEYDSNYTNNSAFDMQDVVVEAEISPI
- a CDS encoding Tfp pilus assembly protein FimT/FimU, giving the protein MKQLQSTKKYQGFSLPEVLAIVLILGIFAALGTPSFLSWVNKKRVEDVLAQVEGALKEGQASAIRTSQRCSLTITSSSVAANPSNCLPTGSRDLTQVNGRNQISGVTLVAQNPDTIEFSPKGSTSSSNVFVFYHPDQSGGMRCLAISAGIGIIRVGEFKGSFPPSSGQATPTNCHTSS
- a CDS encoding type II secretion system protein, whose product is MPRQSSFNHPREAGFTLVEVLVGLVIIASFIGTAMQAFVAATVFRVKGKELSEATTWIQEDLERVRYESNRLDYAGSSYNIVLDACQGRTKTTGYADRLLDEINGLDNISPQFTNKTSAIGNRAYTVARIHTLPTSAPFNVLKLEYRVVSADYSPSEIIEGKFIPIAITQAKIIPDASLACP